Within the Agromyces ramosus genome, the region CCGAACGTCACCGTCGACATCCAACTCACGCCGTACAAGGAGTACTTCACGAAGCTGCAGACGTCGGTCTCGGGCGGCGCAGCCCCCGACGTCTTCTGGATGAACGGCCCGAACTTCCAGCTCTACGCCTCGAACGGCGTGCTCGCGCCCCTCGACGACGAGGGCATCGAGGCATCCGACTACCCGCAGGGCCTCATCGACCTGTACACCTTCGACGGCAGCCTCTACGGCGCACCGAAGGACTTCGACACGGTGGCCCTCTGGTACAACACCGAGCTCTTCGACGCGGCGGGCGTCGAGTACCCGAACGCCGACTGGACCTGGGACGACTTCAGCGCCGCCGCCGCCGCGCTCACCGACCCTGCCGCGGGCATCTACGGCATCACCGCGAGCCAGTACGGCCAGGAGAACTTCTACAACTCCATCGCCCAGGCGGGCGGCGAGGTCATCGACGCCGAGGGCACCGAGAGCGGCTACGGCAGCCCCGAGGCCCTCGAGGGCGTGACGCTCTGGACCGACCTGATCGCCGCCGGCTCCTCGCCGACCGCGCAGCAGATGACGGACACGAACCCCGAGGACTTCTTCCTCTCGGGCAAGTCGGCGATGTTCCAGAACGGGTCATGGGCCGCCGTCGCCTACGCGGGCAACCCCGAC harbors:
- a CDS encoding ABC transporter substrate-binding protein, coding for MLHSTRTGRTVAALAASAAALVVLSSCASGADAGASDEVTITYGIWDANQEPAMEEIAAAFTEAHPNVTVDIQLTPYKEYFTKLQTSVSGGAAPDVFWMNGPNFQLYASNGVLAPLDDEGIEASDYPQGLIDLYTFDGSLYGAPKDFDTVALWYNTELFDAAGVEYPNADWTWDDFSAAAAALTDPAAGIYGITASQYGQENFYNSIAQAGGEVIDAEGTESGYGSPEALEGVTLWTDLIAAGSSPTAQQMTDTNPEDFFLSGKSAMFQNGSWAAVAYAGNPDIAEKVNVAPLPAGAEGNQSVIHGIGNVANAKSEHLDVAKQFAAFASGEDAARIQAATGTVIPAFNGTQDAWVDALPQYDLQVYIDALATAVPYPVSKNTAAWTAIESEVLSQVWAGTLTPEDGLQQLADEMQAALDAESE